CAGCTTCTCGGGCTTGCTCAGTATCGAGGCATTGCGCCCCGCGCCCCACACACTGCGCAGGATGTTCGCCTGCTCCAGATAGTGCAGGTAGGCGTACGTGGTGCTGCGGCTGCTGCCGATCGCAGCCGAGAGCTTGCTGATGTTGATCCGGTTCGGCACCGACTGACAGAGCAACATCAGCAGCTTCTTCAGCGATGCCAGCTTGTCGCGCTCGACCTTGAACAGCAGCGGGATGTCCAGGTCGATGGCCAGCGCGAGCGTCTGCTCGAGCTTGCGGTGGTAGGTCTCGACCGATTCGCGGAAGTACGGAAAGTAGCCGTACTTCAGGTAATCGCCGAAATGCGCCAACGGCCGGATGCGGCGGTTGATCTCCAGGCTCAAGGTCTCATGCTCTGCCAGCACCTGCTCCAGCGACCACACCGCAAAGGACTCGCCCGTCTGCAGCTCCAGGTACTCGCGAAACGACAGCCCGCTCATCGCATACATCACCGCCCGGCGCGACAGGTCGGCCTTGCTGTGCTCGAGGTGGAGCGCCGACGAGCCCGAAAACACCACCTGCAGATCGAGGGCGTCGTGGATGCTCTTCAGCTCGCGCTCGAAATCAGGGTAATGGTGGATCTCGTCGAGCACCAACAACCTGCCACCCTGCTTGCGGAACTGGTCGGCCAGGGCATAAAGCTGCACGCCGCTCGCGTGGATGCTATCGAGGCTCACATACAGTGCGCTGCGCAGAAAATCGGGCGTCCCACCGATGAGCTGCAGCAGGAAGGTGGTCTTCCCCACCCCACGCGGGCCGAGCACGCCGGACAGGCGCTCGGCATGCACGAAATCGCCGTGCAGGTAGCGGCGATAGGGCTCGTCGAAGCGAGCCATGAGCTGGACGAAATCGGCGTGGAGGATGTCGAGCATGGCGAAGGTTGCTTGTAGTACGAGAAGTCCACTTTATCCACGTTTTTGTTCTTTGCAATATACAAATAACGCCAAAAAGATCTCAATGGAGCAGCGTGAGCCAGCCACGCGCCAGCAGCCCACAGAATCGCGTACCGATGCATACCCCACCGCCCCGGAGCAGCTTCCCGGCTTTTATCCGAGCCAGAGGTTCCCCGCTGCAGGAAACTATTACCTTCGTTCAATTCATGTCCGCGACACCTAAGTGCGATAATCCGGGTTTCCCCGTACTGTCTTGCCACCATGCAAAACACCCAGCCGTCCGCCCAGCCCTACGATGACGACGAGATCAGACTGCTCGAGCTCTGGCAAATCCTCGCCGGGCGCAAGGGGCTCATCCTGGCCTGTTTCACCCTCTGCATGGCTGGGGGCGCGGCGTTTGCGCTCCTCAAGGCGCCCGTCGATGAGGCCAGCGTCAAGCTGCGGATTGGCCAAGTCAAGGTTGACGACGCTGCGCCGCCGATGATGCTCGAAAACACAGATGAACTCTCCTCCCGCATCCTCGCCCAGTACGGCGAAGACGTCGCTACACGCGCCAAGCGCGAACGCCCCTTCATCATTACTGCGAGCGTGCAGAAGGGTGTGATGACCACCGTCCAGCTCACTGCCGAGGGCGATACCCCCGAAGATGCTGCGCGCCTGCTCGACGAGGTGGTCAAAGGTGTGCAGAAAGCCCACATGGCGATGTTCGAGGGCAACCTCAAGCCTATCGCCGAGCGCCTCAAGAGCCTCGACGAGCAGCGCACCACCCTGAAGCAGCAGTACGCTGCGCTCAGCTCGCCGAGAAGCTGAAAGATCGCGACAACGTCCAGGCCTCCCTGCTCATGATCGAACGCAGCCCGATCACCAACTCGCTCGATCAGCAGCCGACCGAGCGACTGCGTCTATCCCAGCAGATGACGCCACCCGCGACCCGCCCCACCGAACTGATCGGTGAGATCACTGCGCCCGCCAAGCCTTCCAAGCCCAAGAAGGCGCTGGTGCTCGCCCTCGCCGCGGTCCTGGGCATGATGGGCGGCGTGATGCTCGCCTGCGTCGCCGAATTCGTCGCGAAAGCCAAAGCAAACACCGCCGCCAAGACCTGACCCCCATGTGCGGAATCGTCGCCGCAGATTGATTCACACCACCAGCACAGCCGATGCCCCACCCCATCGACCACCTCCTGCAGCAGCCCGAAAGCAAGACGCTCAAGTTCAAGCGCGACCTTTCGTCGCCGCGCAACGTTCTCAAGACGCTCGTCGCGCAACAGGATATTGCCGCCGCCCAGGTCTTCGACGAGCAGCCGATGCCCGAACTCGGCCCGGACGGTCTCGATACGACCGCCATGGCACGCGTGTTCGGGCCAACACGGACGCTGGATGAAAAATCCCTGCAAACCCTGAAGCTGCTGCGCGCCGAACAAGGCCGCCTCGTCCCCACGCGCGGCGCTGTCCTGCTGTTCGGCAATACGCGGGAGCAGCACTTTCCCGACGCGTGGATTCAGTGCGGACGCTTCCGTGGACTCGACAAGGTGGACATCTTCGACCAGCACGAAGTGCACGCCCACCTGCCAGACGCCGTGGAAGAGATCGAGCTGTTCCTGAAGAAGCACGCCTTCAAGACCGCGCGCTTCGGTGCCATGCGGCGCGAAAACGTCTGGAGCATCCCGCTGACCATGCTGCGCGAGGCCATCGTCAACGCCCTCGTTCACAGTGACTATGCCCAGCGTGGCACGCCGATCCGCGTGGCTTTTTTCGACGATCGCATTGACATCGAAAGTCCCGGCCTGTTGCTGCCGGGGATGACCATCGACGACATGAAGAGCGGCGTATCGCGCATTCGCAACCCCGTCATCGCCCGCGTGTTCCGCGAACTCGGGCTGATCGAGCAATGGGGCAGCGGCATCCGGCGCATCTTCGATGAAGCCACCCGGCAAGGTCTGCCTGCTCCGGTCATCGAGGAGATCGCCACTGGCGTACGACTGCGAATTCGCCTTGCGCAGTTACATGCGCCGGAGTTGCCCCCGTCAGACACCCGCCAAGAGTCAGACGATGATCGAGCCAACCTGTCACGGCTAGAGTCACGGCTAGAGTCGAAGCTGGCTGCCAAGATCGTCCTGCAACTCGGCACCCAGCCTTCCGGCAAGGCCGAACTGGCGAGAGCGCTGGGGCACACCACCGTGTCTGGAGAGTTGCACAAACAGATCCGTCGTCTCCTCGATCTGAGCCTGATCGAAATGACCATCCCCGACAAACCGCAAAGCCGCCTGCAGCGCTATCGTCTGACGCAAACAGGGCGCCAGCTGTTCGATCCAATTGAAGGCAAGACCACATGAGACGCGCCACCATCACCGCTCGCGGCGGCAGCATACGTATCGCGCGCAGCAGCACCGAAAAATTACATTTCAATAATTAAATTCAGTGAATCACAAAATGCACACCCTTTCTGACATAAAGCTCGCCGTCATCGGCCTCGGTTACGTCGGCCTGCCACTGGCCGTTGAATTCGCCAAGCAGCGCGAAGTTCTCGGCTTCGACATCAACCGGGCGCGCATCGACGCCCTGCGCGCGGGTCACGACAGCACGCTCGAAGTCTCGGACGAAGAAATGCGCGAGGCCAAGGGCCTGCGCTATTCCGCCGAACCGCAGGATCTCGCGGCCTGCAACGTCTTCATAGTCACAGTCCCCACGCCGATCGACGAGCACAAGCGTCCCGACCTCACCCCGCTGGTCAAGGCCTCCGAGACCATCGGCAAAGTGCTGAAGAAGGGCGACATCGTCATTTACGAATCGACTGTCTACCCCGGAGCCACAGAGGAAGACTGCGTCCCGGTCCTCGAGAAGTTCTCCGGCCTCAAGTTCAACGTCGACTTCTACGCCGGCTACAGCCCCGAGCGCATCAACCCGGGCGACAAGGAACACCGCGTCTCCACAATCAAGAAGGTCACGTCCGGCTCCACCCCCGAGGTAGCCGAACTGGTCGACCAGCTCTACCGCAGCATCATCGTCGCCGGCACCCACAAGGCCAAGAGCATCCGTATCGCCGAGGCCGCCAAGGTCATAGAGAATACCCAGCGCGACCTCAACATCGCGCTGATGAACGAACTCTCGGTGCTCTTCGCCCGCCTCGGCATTGACACTCTCGCCGTGCTCGAAGCGGCCGGCACGAAGTGGAACTTCCTCCCCTTCCGTCCCGGTCTGGTCGGCGGGCACTGCATCGGCGTCGATCCTTACTACCTAACCGACAAGGCCGAGAAGGTTGGCTACATACCGCAGGTCATCCTCGCCGGACGCCGCATCAACGACAACATGGGCCGCTACGTCGCCCGCACCACCATCAAGAAGATGGTGCAGAACAAGATCGACCTTTCCAGCGCCACGGTTGGCGTGTTGGGGCTAACTTTCAAGGAAAACTGTCCCGACATCCGCAACAGCAAGGTTATCGACATCATCCGCGAGTTCCAGGACTTCGGGATCCGCGTCGTCGCGACCGACCCCTATGCGGACCCCGCCGAGCTCGCCCACGAATACCCCGGCGTCGAGATCGGCGCGATCGCGACCTCCAATCCGGTCGACGCGCTCATCGTGGCAGTGGCCCATCAGGAATACGCCACCTTGGCCGCGACCGACATCAAGGCCCTGTTGAAGTCGCCTAGCGCCGTGGTGGCCGACGTCAAAGGTATGTTCGACCCTGATCAACTCAAGCAAGCCGGCATCTGTGCCTGGAGACTCTGACATGCATTTCGCCTCCCCCATTACCGACCGCAAGATCCGCTTCGCCCTCGTCGGCTGCGGCCGTATCGCGCAGAACCACTTCGCCGCCATGGAAAAGCACGCCGACCGCTGCGAACTGGTCGACGTCTGCGACATCAACCCCGCCGCGCTCGAAGCAGCGATCGCCAGAACCGGTTCCCGCGGCCATGCCAAGCTCACCGACCTGCTCGCCAGCACCACCGCCGACTGCGTCATCCTCACCACGCCGAGCGGCCTGCATCCCATGCAAGCCATCGAGATTGCGGCGACCGGCAAGCACGTGATGACCGAAAAACCCATGGCCACGCGCTGGAACGATGGCCTGCGGATGGTCGAAGCCTGCGACAAGGCCGGCGTGCGCCTCTTCGTGGTCAAGCAGAACCGCCGCAACGCCACGCTGCAGTTGCTCAAGCGCGCCGTCGAGCAAAAGCGCTTCGGCAAGATTTACGCGGTGTCGGTCAACGTGTTCTGGACGCGCCCGCAGGATTACTACGACAGCGCCAAGTGGCGCGGCACCTGGGAATTCGACGGCGGCGCCTTCATGAACCAGGCCAGCCACTACATCGACCTGCTCGACTGGCTCATCGGCCCGGTCGAATCGGTGATGGCCTATACCGGCACCCTGGAGCGCGACATCGAGGTCGAAGACTCGGGCGTAGCCGCCATCCGCTGGCGCAGCGGCGCCATGGGAACGCTCAACGTCAGCATGCTCACCTACCCCAAGAACCTCGAAGGCAGCATCACCATCCTCGGCGAGAGGGGCACGGTGCGCGTCGGCGGCGTCGCGGTCAACGAAATCCAGCACTGGGAATTCGACGAACAGCGCCCCGAAGACGAAGAGATCAAGCACGCCAGCTACGCCACCACCAGCGTCTATGGTTTCGGCCACCCGCTCTACTACGACAACGTGATCAATACGCTGCGTGGTGAGGCCGAAGCCGAGACTGACGGCCGCGAAGGCCTCAAGAGCCTAGAGCTGCTCATCGCCATGTACCTGTCGTCGCGCGACGGCAAGCGCGTGGCACTGCCTCTGGAGTACTGAGACGTGCGTGTGGCGGTCGTCGGCGCTGGCATCGTGGGGGCATGCACCGCCTGGGCGCTCGCGCGTCGCGGCGTGGCGTGTACCCTTTACGAGCGCAGGCAGCCAATGGGCGAGACCAGCCGCGCGTCGTCCAAGCTGTTGCACGGCGGCCTTCGTTACCTTGAAACCGGGCAGTTCCGCCTCGTCGGCAAGGCGCTGCACGCCCGCAGCGACTGGCTGGAACTCGCCCCGCACCTGTGCCACCGCCTCGAAATGCTGCTGCCCATGTACCGCGAGAAGGGGCGTTCACAGCTCACCATCGCGGCCGGTATCCGCATCTACGACGTGCTGGCCATGGGTAGCGGCTTTCCGCGCGCGCGCATGCTCAAGCCGGCCGAGGTACTCGCCCTGCAGCCGGGCCTGTCAGCCGAGGGGCTCGTCGGCGCGTGGGCCTTCTTCGATGCACAGATGGACGACTACGCCCTGGGCAGCTGGGTGGTCGAGCAGTTCTGCGATCTGGGCGGCGAATTGGTCACCGACCATGAGGTGCGCAACCTCGCCGAACTCGACGACTACGACCGCATCGTGAATGCCACCGGCCCTTGGGTCATGCAACTGCGCGAGACAATGCCCGACAGGCCGAGCTACCACCTCGACTGGGTGCGTGGTAGCCACCTCGTGCTCGACCGTCCGTGTCCGGCGGCCATGCTGCTGGAAGTGCCCGGTTCCAGCCGCATCTTCTTCGTGCTGCCTTACCAGGGCCGAACACTCATCGGCACCACCGAGGTGCGCCAGACCGGCCCCAACAACCCCGGCCCGAGCGAGGACGAAATCCAATACCTGCTTGACGC
This region of Thauera sp. JM12B12 genomic DNA includes:
- a CDS encoding AAA family ATPase — encoded protein: MLDILHADFVQLMARFDEPYRRYLHGDFVHAERLSGVLGPRGVGKTTFLLQLIGGTPDFLRSALYVSLDSIHASGVQLYALADQFRKQGGRLLVLDEIHHYPDFERELKSIHDALDLQVVFSGSSALHLEHSKADLSRRAVMYAMSGLSFREYLELQTGESFAVWSLEQVLAEHETLSLEINRRIRPLAHFGDYLKYGYFPYFRESVETYHRKLEQTLALAIDLDIPLLFKVERDKLASLKKLLMLLCQSVPNRINISKLSAAIGSSRSTTYAYLHYLEQANILRSVWGAGRNASILSKPEKLYLANTNNAWALCPAPPLGTLRETFFASQLAHAHALRYPAEGGDFIVDDRWLFEIGGPGKTPRQIEGHGDAYLALDDIEHGRGRRVPLWMFGFLY
- a CDS encoding GNVR domain-containing protein — translated: MIERSPITNSLDQQPTERLRLSQQMTPPATRPTELIGEITAPAKPSKPKKALVLALAAVLGMMGGVMLACVAEFVAKAKANTAAKT
- a CDS encoding ATP-binding protein, which gives rise to MPHPIDHLLQQPESKTLKFKRDLSSPRNVLKTLVAQQDIAAAQVFDEQPMPELGPDGLDTTAMARVFGPTRTLDEKSLQTLKLLRAEQGRLVPTRGAVLLFGNTREQHFPDAWIQCGRFRGLDKVDIFDQHEVHAHLPDAVEEIELFLKKHAFKTARFGAMRRENVWSIPLTMLREAIVNALVHSDYAQRGTPIRVAFFDDRIDIESPGLLLPGMTIDDMKSGVSRIRNPVIARVFRELGLIEQWGSGIRRIFDEATRQGLPAPVIEEIATGVRLRIRLAQLHAPELPPSDTRQESDDDRANLSRLESRLESKLAAKIVLQLGTQPSGKAELARALGHTTVSGELHKQIRRLLDLSLIEMTIPDKPQSRLQRYRLTQTGRQLFDPIEGKTT
- a CDS encoding nucleotide sugar dehydrogenase, translated to MHTLSDIKLAVIGLGYVGLPLAVEFAKQREVLGFDINRARIDALRAGHDSTLEVSDEEMREAKGLRYSAEPQDLAACNVFIVTVPTPIDEHKRPDLTPLVKASETIGKVLKKGDIVIYESTVYPGATEEDCVPVLEKFSGLKFNVDFYAGYSPERINPGDKEHRVSTIKKVTSGSTPEVAELVDQLYRSIIVAGTHKAKSIRIAEAAKVIENTQRDLNIALMNELSVLFARLGIDTLAVLEAAGTKWNFLPFRPGLVGGHCIGVDPYYLTDKAEKVGYIPQVILAGRRINDNMGRYVARTTIKKMVQNKIDLSSATVGVLGLTFKENCPDIRNSKVIDIIREFQDFGIRVVATDPYADPAELAHEYPGVEIGAIATSNPVDALIVAVAHQEYATLAATDIKALLKSPSAVVADVKGMFDPDQLKQAGICAWRL
- a CDS encoding Gfo/Idh/MocA family oxidoreductase, whose amino-acid sequence is MHFASPITDRKIRFALVGCGRIAQNHFAAMEKHADRCELVDVCDINPAALEAAIARTGSRGHAKLTDLLASTTADCVILTTPSGLHPMQAIEIAATGKHVMTEKPMATRWNDGLRMVEACDKAGVRLFVVKQNRRNATLQLLKRAVEQKRFGKIYAVSVNVFWTRPQDYYDSAKWRGTWEFDGGAFMNQASHYIDLLDWLIGPVESVMAYTGTLERDIEVEDSGVAAIRWRSGAMGTLNVSMLTYPKNLEGSITILGERGTVRVGGVAVNEIQHWEFDEQRPEDEEIKHASYATTSVYGFGHPLYYDNVINTLRGEAEAETDGREGLKSLELLIAMYLSSRDGKRVALPLEY
- a CDS encoding FAD-dependent oxidoreductase — its product is MRVAVVGAGIVGACTAWALARRGVACTLYERRQPMGETSRASSKLLHGGLRYLETGQFRLVGKALHARSDWLELAPHLCHRLEMLLPMYREKGRSQLTIAAGIRIYDVLAMGSGFPRARMLKPAEVLALQPGLSAEGLVGAWAFFDAQMDDYALGSWVVEQFCDLGGELVTDHEVRNLAELDDYDRIVNATGPWVMQLRETMPDRPSYHLDWVRGSHLVLDRPCPAAMLLEVPGSSRIFFVLPYQGRTLIGTTEVRQTGPNNPGPSEDEIQYLLDAHNAYLTPTVTRHDVVDVFSGVRPLLRSAANPSEATREWAFERTAQVLHIYGGKWTTAKLQGNDAAQRILQ